DNA sequence from the bacterium genome:
GGGGTGAAGCGAAAGTAATAGCCCTGAATCTATTATGGTTTAGGTAATGTCTATTTTGTTTCCTTGACGGACTTTTGAAATATTCGCACAATATCACCAAATTCAGACCTTGGCGCATGAAATCGACTAATACCTTCGGCGACACTTTATTTGACCGGTCCGATTTCCCGCTCACTGCAGGATGGCGGGAGGACCAGGTCCCGATACCGTTGCACAACCATACCTTCGAGGAATTGGTCATCATCGAAGCCGGGACCGCTGACCATTTCGTGAATGAGGGCGAGCGATTTCCTCTCAGGGTGGGGGACGTTTTCGTCATCAAGCCGAACTCCGCCCATGGTTTCGATTCACCCCGTCAACTGGTTCGGGTAAACATTCGCTTTCATCTAGAACGCCTTTCGTTGCCAATGGCCGAAATGTGCAAACTGCCTGGGTATCACGCCTTGTTTGAGTTGGAGCCCCGCTACCGGCAGCACCACCGGTTTGCGAGCCGCTTGCGTCTTGGGATGACGGACCTCCGTCACGCTTTGGATCTGGCGAAGGAAATGGAGTCGGAATTGACCCGGCGGGCCCCGGGCTACGAATTCGCCTCGTTATCGAGTTTCATGCGCCTGATCGCGTTACTCTGCCGATGCTACAGCCGATCGACGACGCCCCTTTCCCTGCCGCTGCTTCGTGCGGACCGGGCGATCCAGTACCTGGAATCGCACTATCAAGAGGAGATATCCCTGCGCGACCTCGGTCACCATACTCATCAATCCGTCAATACGTTGCTCCGTGTTTTCAAGGCGGCCACAGGACACTCCCCGGTCCAATACCTGCTAAACCTGCGGTTGAGAAAAGCGACGGAACTATTGATCGAGCGCCCGGATCTGGGCGTAACGGAAGCCGCTCTGGCCGCAGGATTCAACGACAGCAACTATTTCAGCCGTCTCTTCCGGCGGCGGTTCAAGGTGAGCCCACGGGCCTTCAGGCTCAAAGCCTGGGATTCGCTCGGCGATACTCCCCTCCGCGACGCCGTCCGCCCATTGGTGGACGGCAGTCAGGGATGATTAACAATAACACCAGGCACGCCTCGTTCTCTCGTAGGGATCTAGTGATATTCTCCTAGTAATTGGTGAGAACGTCAAGGAAGCGAGGATCGAGGGGAGGCTATATTTTGTGGATAGAAGGTTAAGCGTGCCCATGTCGGGCGCAAGAGCCTCAAACGGGATTCCTCAACATGAAAACACTACTGTTCGCCATCACGCTGAGTCTGTCAACCCTCGCCGCCTTTGCGGATTATACTGCGGATTTCTGCGCCGCGACCAATCTCCTCGATGCCCGGAAATATGCACAAGCCGCGGAAGCCTTTGAAAAAGCTCTCCCTGGCACGACGAATATGGAGGCCAGGTTAACTGTGCTGGCGGGGCTTATGAGTGCCGCCAATCTTTCCGGCAATCTGGAGAAAGCCGTTGAAACGGCCGACCAAGTCCTTGCGGAACCGAAGTTGAAGGGGAGCTATCCGGCCGATATGTGCGGCTTAACCGCGGTACGCCTGCTGACAAAGGAACAGAAATTCTCCGAAACGTGGAAGATCCTTGATCAAGTCGGAGAAAACGACACGAGAAAATGGAGCCGGCAGGACACGTATTGCTATTTCCTTGAAGCTCGCGGCGACCTTGAAATCGCGCAGGGACATTTCGACAAGGCCAAGGACTATTACGTCCAGGCGGCCGCCGCCAAGGGAATGGCGGGTTATGCTTCCAGAGTCCAGGCAAAGATCGACGCGCTCGCGGAATGTGCGAAAGCCGG
Encoded proteins:
- a CDS encoding AraC family transcriptional regulator, with translation MKSTNTFGDTLFDRSDFPLTAGWREDQVPIPLHNHTFEELVIIEAGTADHFVNEGERFPLRVGDVFVIKPNSAHGFDSPRQLVRVNIRFHLERLSLPMAEMCKLPGYHALFELEPRYRQHHRFASRLRLGMTDLRHALDLAKEMESELTRRAPGYEFASLSSFMRLIALLCRCYSRSTTPLSLPLLRADRAIQYLESHYQEEISLRDLGHHTHQSVNTLLRVFKAATGHSPVQYLLNLRLRKATELLIERPDLGVTEAALAAGFNDSNYFSRLFRRRFKVSPRAFRLKAWDSLGDTPLRDAVRPLVDGSQG